The proteins below come from a single Roseiflexus sp. RS-1 genomic window:
- a CDS encoding WXG100 family type VII secretion target, with the protein MSQIKADTDALRATIAAMRQGSSAIENALQQAAQAMATLQNSRWSGNHQQQAEEVWTRLQAQFAPTIEALNQIANRTERFTNALEEAGRQFNNGASIPPPGAEAPSKSPQPHTPSPGNPDAGTGGFPPHAPIPPGPTTVPGVLANTAGCTNYVLRRLNLNDMKRWPNALEWNEAATNAGYAVGVKPKSGSVIVFEPGVMGADRQAGHVAYVEDVVQNRDGTFKVTISEANVVYQNGAVVWGTHTPPTRREIVFRQNGDGTLTDSRGNPVNVSFIYGKKV; encoded by the coding sequence ATGAGCCAGATCAAAGCCGACACCGATGCGTTACGCGCAACTATTGCCGCAATGCGGCAGGGAAGCAGCGCCATCGAGAACGCCCTCCAGCAGGCGGCGCAGGCGATGGCGACGCTCCAGAACAGTCGCTGGTCCGGCAATCACCAGCAGCAGGCGGAAGAGGTGTGGACGCGCCTGCAGGCGCAGTTTGCGCCCACCATCGAGGCATTGAACCAGATTGCGAACCGCACCGAGCGTTTCACCAACGCACTTGAAGAGGCCGGGCGACAGTTTAACAACGGCGCCAGCATACCGCCTCCCGGCGCCGAAGCGCCGTCAAAATCTCCTCAACCGCATACTCCATCTCCAGGCAACCCTGATGCAGGTACTGGCGGCTTTCCTCCCCACGCGCCGATTCCGCCCGGACCGACAACCGTGCCGGGAGTTCTGGCAAACACCGCCGGTTGCACCAATTACGTGCTGCGCAGGCTCAACCTGAACGATATGAAACGCTGGCCCAACGCACTCGAATGGAACGAGGCGGCGACCAATGCTGGCTACGCGGTCGGCGTCAAACCAAAGAGCGGGTCAGTCATCGTATTTGAGCCAGGAGTGATGGGGGCAGATAGACAGGCGGGTCACGTGGCGTATGTCGAAGATGTCGTACAGAACCGCGACGGCACATTCAAGGTTACCATCAGCGAAGCCAATGTCGTGTATCAAAACGGCGCTGTGGTGTGGGGAACCCACACACCGCCCACCAGACGCGAGATTGTGTTCCGTCAAAACGGTGACGGCACCCTGACCGACAGTCGCGGGAATCCGGTAAACGTCAGTTTCATCTATGGCAAAAAGGTGTGA
- a CDS encoding CAP domain-containing protein, with product MFQHSPIARLGILALLMALLPSAHLLTHKPWFDERTLAAPVTLSDGEPESPSTGEPQLPDTPPPGDALPVQVADTPSIADEPLSQRVFLPLIVRPIPPLPDDWLGRVNGYRARAGVPPVTEDATLNDNCFQHARYMAENDHITHNQNPSLPYASPEGQICAQKGNAWLGWGAAWQPRNAIDSWMGSVGHRLWLLYPTTPTFGFGFYQNSQRSAAGLDVLSRARFSDDAAYSGWPVRYPAPDQTDIPATRYPITLLWPYFDQKPSLTGTALRVLPETTLAHTATTELSVGHRGIAITPDQNLPANATIEVTVTGTYKGQPFSFTWQFRTGGS from the coding sequence ATGTTTCAACACTCACCCATCGCCCGCCTCGGAATCCTTGCCCTGCTGATGGCGCTCCTGCCATCGGCGCACCTCCTCACCCACAAGCCGTGGTTCGATGAACGCACCCTGGCAGCGCCGGTCACGCTCTCTGATGGTGAACCGGAGTCGCCCTCAACCGGCGAGCCGCAGCTGCCGGACACCCCGCCTCCTGGCGATGCGTTGCCGGTGCAGGTCGCCGATACGCCTTCTATTGCCGATGAGCCACTGTCGCAGCGGGTCTTTCTGCCGCTCATCGTTCGTCCAATTCCTCCCCTCCCCGACGACTGGCTGGGGCGGGTCAATGGGTACCGCGCGCGCGCAGGCGTGCCTCCGGTCACCGAAGACGCGACGCTGAACGACAACTGTTTCCAGCACGCCCGGTATATGGCGGAAAACGACCACATCACCCACAATCAAAACCCGTCGCTGCCGTATGCCTCACCCGAAGGGCAGATCTGTGCGCAAAAGGGGAATGCCTGGCTGGGATGGGGAGCCGCCTGGCAACCGCGCAATGCGATCGACAGCTGGATGGGGTCGGTCGGGCATCGTCTCTGGCTCCTCTACCCGACAACGCCGACCTTCGGGTTCGGCTTCTACCAGAACTCTCAGCGCAGCGCCGCCGGTCTGGATGTGCTGTCGCGCGCCAGGTTCTCCGATGATGCCGCATATTCCGGCTGGCCCGTGCGCTACCCCGCGCCGGATCAAACTGACATTCCGGCGACACGCTACCCGATTACGCTCCTCTGGCCCTATTTCGATCAGAAGCCGAGTCTGACCGGTACAGCACTGCGCGTATTGCCGGAGACGACCCTGGCACATACCGCGACAACCGAGCTATCGGTCGGGCACAGAGGCATCGCTATTACCCCCGACCAGAATCTTCCGGCGAATGCGACGATTGAAGTGACGGTGACCGGCACGTACAAGGGGCAGCCGTTCTCGTTCACCTGGCAGTTCCGAACGGGCGGAAGCTAA
- a CDS encoding nucleotidyltransferase family protein, producing MSERTLDIQPDHLAIVRDILRRHVPQYDVWAFGSRTQGRARSYSDLDLVIMTDEPLPLRVLAALVEDFAESDLPWKVDIVDWASTGAPFRSIIECDRVLVQRGVRQDSVEAQGTR from the coding sequence ATGTCTGAACGAACCCTGGACATCCAGCCGGACCACCTGGCTATTGTGCGCGATATTCTGCGTCGGCACGTGCCGCAGTACGATGTCTGGGCATTTGGATCACGCACTCAGGGGCGCGCCAGATCGTACTCTGATCTCGATCTCGTCATCATGACCGATGAACCTCTCCCGCTGCGAGTCCTGGCGGCACTGGTAGAGGATTTCGCCGAGTCCGATCTTCCCTGGAAGGTCGATATTGTCGATTGGGCTTCGACAGGCGCTCCATTTCGGTCGATCATCGAATGCGACAGAGTCCTGGTGCAGCGTGGTGTGCGTCAGGACTCCGTTGAGGCGCAGGGAACGCGTTGA
- a CDS encoding nucleotidyltransferase substrate binding protein, with the protein MNLDLSSLSQAIQSLDAALRVVDDRSWFDAQRSDVQQTLIAGVVQNFEFVYELCIKMIRRRLEIDAASPSEIDFINFRDMMRTAAEKGLIADVDAWFGYRQLRNMTAHTYDAAKAQSVCQRAHDLLTDAQAVLRALEMRNV; encoded by the coding sequence ATGAATCTTGATCTTTCGTCACTGTCGCAAGCAATTCAATCGCTCGACGCTGCGCTGCGCGTCGTGGATGATCGCTCATGGTTCGACGCGCAACGCAGTGACGTGCAACAAACGCTGATTGCTGGAGTGGTGCAGAACTTTGAGTTCGTCTATGAACTATGTATCAAAATGATCCGTCGACGGCTCGAGATCGATGCCGCTTCTCCATCGGAGATCGACTTCATCAATTTTCGCGACATGATGCGCACAGCAGCGGAAAAGGGACTGATTGCCGATGTGGACGCCTGGTTCGGTTATCGCCAGTTGCGAAACATGACGGCTCATACGTATGACGCTGCAAAGGCGCAGAGCGTGTGTCAGCGCGCGCACGACTTGCTTACCGACGCGCAGGCTGTGCTCAGAGCATTGGAAATGCGCAATGTCTGA
- a CDS encoding DMT family transporter, with translation MQASSTSSSPERRPAPSWSGIGIALLAHTGWGAYPVLARYLQTVSDLPGMALLGLGNLIALLVYLPFIWRRIDGRILRSALIWGFALVVVLRSITNLLAARFTLAIYIQTITLMTPLFVALLSAGLFREPLPPGTWTAIGLSLVGALLMMSGEIGASGVSLALTASDWIGIALAAASALCLAIYMILVPRTVRHAVPGEAVLLMQLTTLTVTSTGISLLVGDEWERFTTLTSGDWAAFAAFVFGVLLGANLGQIVSLRQLGAPLVSSVMAWRLIATLALAAILLGERLDSWWQALGAVMVMITITGYLWRQARPFVGRLRTENQELRTENREPGTRNQELRTEN, from the coding sequence ATGCAGGCTTCATCGACATCATCCTCCCCGGAACGACGCCCTGCACCCTCGTGGAGCGGCATCGGGATCGCACTGCTGGCGCATACCGGCTGGGGCGCGTATCCGGTTCTGGCGCGGTATCTCCAGACGGTGAGCGATCTGCCGGGTATGGCGTTGCTCGGTCTGGGGAATCTGATCGCACTCCTGGTCTATCTGCCGTTCATCTGGCGTCGCATCGACGGGCGCATCCTGCGTTCCGCGCTCATCTGGGGGTTTGCGCTGGTGGTTGTGCTGCGTTCGATCACCAATCTGCTGGCGGCGCGCTTCACGCTGGCAATCTACATTCAGACTATCACGCTGATGACGCCGCTGTTCGTGGCGTTGTTGAGTGCAGGGCTGTTCCGTGAGCCGCTGCCGCCGGGGACATGGACGGCTATCGGTTTGTCGCTTGTCGGGGCGCTGCTGATGATGAGCGGGGAGATCGGCGCGTCTGGGGTGTCGCTGGCGCTCACAGCATCTGACTGGATCGGGATCGCGCTGGCGGCGGCATCGGCGCTCTGCCTGGCGATCTACATGATCCTGGTGCCGCGGACGGTCAGGCACGCCGTGCCGGGAGAAGCGGTTCTGCTGATGCAGTTGACGACGCTGACGGTAACGAGCACAGGCATCAGTCTTCTGGTCGGTGACGAATGGGAGCGTTTCACAACGCTCACGTCAGGCGATTGGGCCGCTTTTGCGGCATTTGTATTCGGGGTGCTGCTCGGCGCAAACCTGGGGCAGATCGTTTCGCTGCGACAATTGGGTGCGCCGCTGGTCAGCAGTGTCATGGCGTGGCGTCTGATTGCAACCCTGGCGCTTGCAGCGATCCTGCTCGGTGAACGCCTCGATTCGTGGTGGCAGGCGCTCGGCGCCGTGATGGTGATGATAACGATTACCGGTTATCTGTGGCGTCAGGCGCGCCCGTTTGTGGGAAGACTGAGAACTGAGAACCAGGAACTGAGAACCGAGAACCGAGAACCAGGAACCAGGAACCAGGAACTGAGAACCGAGAACTGA
- a CDS encoding STAS domain-containing protein — MTTDSMPETTLQAQTTRLRQFLSAYMPTAFLFGIVFLVLALVFRDLATGISGAAVALNGAILLYALHSVRQGNIQSAVVTTSVGLLVGGLIILLVQPFFFATLTLTPLLVIILGLQYLTLQPLKRLIAASGACSLIAIIVGHLLPQGVLPSNLPEWFRETLQIGAAAATGVFVMVLLWHFSVLLNDMLASLRSANREMEIQQTRLVRTNEQLQQQLASERELLKLVSALETPVVSLAEGILLAPIVGHIDSRRADTLRSHLLEAVHVNRTKLMILDITGVTTIDTSVAQALMMTIQALRLLGCNVIVSGISATVALTLTHLGIDMSNVETVRSPEEALQRLRAGERLAHLPMVTNGVKG; from the coding sequence ATGACGACCGATAGTATGCCGGAAACGACCCTTCAGGCGCAGACCACTCGCCTGCGTCAGTTTTTATCCGCCTATATGCCGACCGCGTTTCTCTTTGGGATCGTGTTTCTGGTTCTGGCGCTCGTCTTCCGTGACCTGGCGACGGGTATCAGCGGCGCGGCGGTCGCACTGAATGGCGCTATCCTCCTCTACGCGCTCCATAGCGTTCGACAGGGAAATATCCAGTCCGCTGTTGTGACCACAAGTGTCGGTTTGCTGGTCGGCGGGTTGATCATTCTGCTGGTGCAGCCCTTCTTTTTTGCGACCCTGACCCTCACGCCGTTGCTGGTGATTATTCTGGGGTTGCAGTATCTGACGCTGCAACCGCTCAAGCGCCTGATCGCCGCCAGCGGGGCGTGCAGTCTGATTGCGATCATTGTCGGGCATCTCTTGCCCCAGGGGGTGCTGCCTTCCAATCTGCCGGAATGGTTCCGCGAGACGCTTCAGATTGGAGCTGCCGCCGCCACGGGTGTGTTTGTGATGGTGCTGCTCTGGCACTTCAGCGTCTTGTTGAACGATATGCTGGCATCGCTGCGCAGCGCGAACCGCGAAATGGAAATCCAGCAAACCAGGCTGGTTCGCACGAATGAGCAACTTCAGCAACAACTCGCCTCGGAGCGCGAACTGCTCAAACTGGTCAGCGCGCTGGAAACGCCGGTTGTTTCACTGGCTGAGGGCATCTTGCTTGCGCCGATTGTCGGGCACATCGACTCGCGCCGCGCCGATACGTTGCGGTCGCACTTGCTGGAAGCCGTTCACGTCAACCGCACGAAACTGATGATCCTGGATATCACCGGCGTGACGACCATCGATACCTCGGTGGCGCAGGCGCTGATGATGACCATTCAGGCGTTGCGGTTGCTCGGTTGCAACGTGATTGTCAGCGGCATCTCGGCAACGGTGGCGCTGACGCTGACCCATCTCGGGATCGATATGAGCAACGTCGAGACGGTGCGTAGTCCGGAAGAGGCTTTGCAGCGCCTGCGCGCCGGTGAACGTCTGGCGCATCTTCCGATGGTGACGAATGGGGTTAAGGGTTGA
- a CDS encoding terpene synthase family protein, whose translation MDRVDGAQIVYPFTGAISPYAGDVDQATLIWAEASGLLTDGLRQKSQRLQYGVLAARAYPQADRDTLQIAADWIAWLFFMDDQCDEAGIGRDPQRLAALHERFLAVLEGDPPDSGDWNLTRALADIRRRLAARATDDWLRRFGEHVRLYFTANRWEAANRCQSIVPNVATYCAARLFSGAVYACFDLIELAAGIDLPFYARYHAAVQQLERTANNIICWCNDMLSYPKEMQHGDVHNLVLAIRQEYQCSLSEALQQALLLHDRETDTFMKTQKQLPRFNPAVDMALERYIDGLQYWICANRDWSLTAMRYALSGTEPVLRTRFAHS comes from the coding sequence GTGGATCGGGTCGATGGCGCACAGATCGTCTACCCGTTTACCGGTGCGATAAGCCCCTATGCTGGCGATGTCGATCAGGCAACACTTATCTGGGCAGAGGCGTCTGGACTTCTTACCGATGGGTTGCGCCAGAAAAGTCAGCGTCTCCAGTATGGAGTACTGGCTGCGCGCGCCTATCCACAGGCAGATCGTGATACGCTGCAAATTGCTGCCGATTGGATAGCCTGGCTGTTTTTCATGGACGATCAGTGTGATGAGGCTGGCATTGGTCGCGATCCGCAGCGCCTGGCTGCGCTGCACGAACGATTCCTCGCAGTGCTCGAAGGAGACCCACCTGATAGTGGCGACTGGAATCTGACCCGCGCTCTCGCCGATATTCGCCGTCGGCTGGCCGCGCGCGCAACCGATGATTGGTTGCGCCGATTCGGAGAGCACGTGCGTCTCTACTTTACGGCGAATCGCTGGGAAGCGGCAAACCGATGCCAGAGCATCGTTCCAAACGTGGCGACCTATTGTGCTGCGCGCCTGTTTTCAGGCGCAGTCTATGCCTGCTTTGACCTGATAGAACTGGCAGCAGGGATCGATCTTCCCTTTTATGCACGTTATCATGCTGCCGTTCAACAACTCGAGCGGACGGCAAACAATATCATTTGCTGGTGCAATGATATGTTGTCGTACCCCAAAGAGATGCAGCACGGTGATGTGCACAATCTGGTACTGGCTATCCGGCAGGAATATCAATGTTCGTTGAGTGAGGCGCTGCAGCAGGCGCTTCTGCTCCACGACCGGGAGACGGACACGTTTATGAAAACACAGAAGCAACTGCCGCGCTTCAATCCCGCCGTTGATATGGCGCTTGAGCGCTATATTGATGGTTTACAGTACTGGATATGCGCCAACCGTGACTGGTCATTGACAGCAATGCGCTATGCTTTGTCCGGAACCGAACCCGTACTTCGGACGAGGTTTGCACATTCGTGA